The region GGAAAAGTGGGCCGATACGAGATCATTCCCGCTGTCATTCGATCACAACAGCGTTTCACTTATGAAGAAGTGGAATCGATCCTTGGTGGAAAAAAGCATGAACATGCATCCCATATTCATGAAATGGAAAAATTAAGAAAAATTCTTTTCAAAGAACGAAAAGCCCGAGGCAGTATTGATCTTGATCTTCCGGAACCGATCATCAGTTTGGATGAAAAGGGCTTTCCCTATTCAATTAAACCATCCAGGCGCTTAACAGCCCACCGTCTGGTTGAAGAGTTCATGTTGATTGCAAATCGGATAACAGCAGAATACCTCGCCTTGAAATTCAAAAGGTCCCAGTTGCCGGGTTTATATCGAGTTCACGAACCACCTTCAACTGATGATCTTACAAAGCTGCAATCGATCCTGCAAAAATTAGGGATCAAACAAAAGATCACAACACCAGTCAAACCTTTGGATTATCAAAAGCTGGTTGAGGCGGTGAGAGAAAGCCCCTATCGACATTTTATTGAGAAGGTGACCTTGCGCTCCATGACCAAGGCCATCTATGCAGTCGAGAACCGGGGACATTTTGGATTGGCCTTTGCGACCTATACTCACTTCACATCACCCATTAGACGGTATCCGGATCTGGTCGTTCATCGTTTGCTGAAAGCCTATACAGGTGGTCAAAAGGATCAAGCGCTTTCAATCAAAGCTCTGGATAAAATTACAGTACATTGCTCTCAACGAGAACGGGTGGCTGTTGAGGCCGAACGCGATCATATCAAGATGAAGCAATTGCAGTATCTGAGCAAGTTGGTGGGAGAGAGTTTCGATGGAGTGATCTCCGGAGTCCTGCATTTTGGATTTTTTGTCGAACTCGCAGAAACCTTCGTTGAAGGACTGGTCCACGCCAGCAGTTTATCGGATGACTATTATGATTATGATGAAGCGCACTACAGTATGACCGGCCGTCGAACAGGCAAAACCTATCGGCTGGGAGATCCAGTCCGTATTAAAGTAACCTCAGTTTCAGTTTCAGAAGGGTTGGCTGATTTTGTGATAGCAGAAAAGTCAGTTTAAAATGATTCGGCCGCTTTCAATCCTGCACAATCTGTTCACAATTCCCGTCTTAGCCAACGAACCCTGCGACTCCACTCGGAACAGGCTCAATGAGTGTGACGATCTCTCATTTTAGCAGCACATAAGAGATCTACTCGACATAGTAAGCTGGCCTGAGATAGCCGTATGCATCAGGAGTCATCACCTCGCAGCAGTGTAAGTTCTTTTGCCACGAAGACATCCATCTTCGCTCGAAGAGCTGCGCCGGACAAGCAAAGGCTCAAAGAGCCATTCAGGGATTTTATAGAACATAGTGCCTTAGTGACTTTGTGGCTATATATGTAAAACATACTTACAGACTAACATGGCCGGTTTAATAGTAGTGTGCAAAACCTGAACATTGTCAAATATATTCCTGTATTAAGCATTGAATTTGAATAAATTTATTGCTTGTCATGATCAATTCGTTTTTGGAGAGATAAAATGAAGTTCAAACTCTTAGTAAAAATACTCGCTTTCACCGTGATAATATTATCAGTATTAACGTGTGAAAAACCAAAAGAAAATGCCATAGGCTATGATCATGTGATTACCGTTGTCTGTGATGAAGATAATTGGGAAGCCTGTGAATCAGTTTTGAATGAAACTTTGGGAAAAGTTTATAAAACTCCCCGGACTGAGAACCTATATACTTTTCACCGGATCGATGCTGAAGATCTCAGCGTGAATATTTTAAATAAGAATCTGATGATTCTGACCCGTCTTGAAGTGTATAGCGAGGTAACCCCTCAAGTACGTTCCATGTTGCCGGATTCAACGATTACGCGCATCCGGGAAGACCCCCATGGTTATTATTATCAGGAAGATGCTTATGCACAGGGACAAGCGTTACTGGTGGTCGCCGGAAAATCAGTGCCTGACCTGGCTAATCGTTTGAGAATTAATCAGGATCAGATCTTCGAATTCATTGAAAGAAAGATGTTTGAGCGAAATACAGCCTTTGTATATCGATCTGGAGAACAATCTGAACTTGCTGAGAGCTATTTCGAACAATATGGCTATTATCTGCGGATGATGCATGATTATGTTGAGATCGAGAATAGTCCCCAAAAGCAATTTGTATGGCTGGGTCGGGATTTTCCATACAGGTGGTTATCTGTCACATGGTCAACGCCTGATGACTCGACTGAGCTGGAAAATCAATTGGAAATCTTGTTGAAGAACACATTTGAAAGCAAGATGGGCAGTATCAGGCTTAATCAATCTGTTCAGACCCGTGAATCATTCTGGTTTCAACAATACGCTGCCACCAAATTCTATGGCTTGTGGGAATCCAAAGAGGAGATAAAGGGTGGGCCATTTATCGCCTATGGGTTTTATGAACCGGTCAAGGACAGGATTTACTTACTGTCGGGTGTTATCCATGCTCCCCAAAAGGACAAGATTCCATATCTACGACAGATGGAAACCATTTTCCGTACATTTAACACGGAGGTTTACCATCCTGAATAATGAGATCAGGCATGATAACCACATTGGTTATCTTAAAAATAATAGAGAAGTGACCTGCCCATGCATGTGATGATCACCGGCATTAACGGTCTGCTCAGTCAAAACCTGGTGCAGGAATTTTCACCTGATCATAAGATCAGTGGTATTGATCTGCAACCGGGTATCTATCCATCAGATCAAAATATTGGTGTGGCCCAATTGGATTTGACAGAACCAACTGAATTGGTCAGATATGTCCATGGAATTACCCCTGATGTGATCATTCATACTGCTGCTTATACAAATGTAGATCGTGCAGAAACAGAGCGGGAATTGGCTTTTGCGGTGAATGCAAAGGTACCGGGAGTATTGGCAACACTTTCCCGTGAGTTGGATATTCCCATGATCCACATTTCCACCGATTACGTGTTTAACGGAAACAAGGGTCCTTATACTGAAAATGAAAGCTGCGATCCGCGCGGTTGTTATGCTGAATCCAAGTATGCCGGTGAGCAGGCTGCCCTTGAGGCAGGTGGTCAGGTGGCAGTCGTTAGACCAAATGTGATGTATGGTCATGGTATTCAGTTAAAGAGCAGTTTTGTGAACTGGTTGATCGGTGAGTTACAACAGGGGAGACCCGTAAATATTGTCGATGATCAATATAATAACCCGACCTATGCCAGACGATTGGCCACTGTGATCCATCAGATTGTGGATAAAAAGGCCTGGGATATTTGGCACTTTGGATCCAAAGAGGTTCTTTCGCGTTATACTTTTGCGATGAAGATCGCTCATACTTTTGGGTTGCCCTCAGCCTTAATTAATGCAATTTCGACGGTCGAACTGAATCAGGCTGCACCACGACCCTTAAAAAGTGGTTTGATCTGTAAAAAAATAGAGCAGGAGTTGGATATACCCATCTTGAGCATAAGCGAAGAGCTGGATCTTTTAAAGGAAGAAATGAATGCCTCGTAATTTGACCATAATACCGACATACAATGAGAAAGAGAATATTCTCCTGGTGATAGATAAGGTTATGTCTCTGTCGGTGAAAACGGATATTCTTATCGTCGATGATGGTTCACCTGATGGTACTGGTGATCTGATCAAAGAACGCCAAAAGAATACTCCGGAATTGCATCTGATGGAACGTGAAGGCAAACTCGGGCTTGGTACTGCCTATATTGCAGGATTCAAATATGCCATTGAACATGAATATGACACAGTTGTCCAAATGGATGGTGACTTCTCCCATGATCCGGAGGTCATCGAAACATTTCTCAAGGAGATCGAGACCAATGACCTGATTATTGGTTCGCGATATTTAAATGGTATCAGCGTGGTCAATTGGCCACTTCAGCGTTTAATGTTGAGCTATTTTGCCAGTAAGTATATCCAGATCATCACACGTATGCCGATCAATGATGGGACAGGCGGTTTCAAGTGTTGGCGTGTGTCATTTCTTAA is a window of Candidatus Neomarinimicrobiota bacterium DNA encoding:
- the rnr gene encoding ribonuclease R; this translates as MIKKKLLDVLKQNQGRWYKPRALLKAAHIKEQNYRMLKVVLIELYRGGLIDSKGRHQYAYKPKQQEKTGTLSVTSRGFGFVELKDGSEVFVRAQHMEHALHRDLVRVRILKKQSGDKPDGQIIEVIHRHQTQFVGTYQFDRFGEWVIPDDKRIRVRFAVEEGPPNQVKDGNVVAVELVQWEMGHPEPLVRITEVLGYPGDPGLDIALIIRQHDLPTRWTGKALTQAASYSQAGIKAELENRRDLRKLKCFTIDPETAQDFDDAISIEVKDDGWVLGVHIADVSHYVTPGSPIDRGARKRGTSVYLVGSAIHMLPESLAADLCSLRPGIDRLSMSCLMHINRTGKVGRYEIIPAVIRSQQRFTYEEVESILGGKKHEHASHIHEMEKLRKILFKERKARGSIDLDLPEPIISLDEKGFPYSIKPSRRLTAHRLVEEFMLIANRITAEYLALKFKRSQLPGLYRVHEPPSTDDLTKLQSILQKLGIKQKITTPVKPLDYQKLVEAVRESPYRHFIEKVTLRSMTKAIYAVENRGHFGLAFATYTHFTSPIRRYPDLVVHRLLKAYTGGQKDQALSIKALDKITVHCSQRERVAVEAERDHIKMKQLQYLSKLVGESFDGVISGVLHFGFFVELAETFVEGLVHASSLSDDYYDYDEAHYSMTGRRTGKTYRLGDPVRIKVTSVSVSEGLADFVIAEKSV
- a CDS encoding DUF4837 family protein; the protein is MKFKLLVKILAFTVIILSVLTCEKPKENAIGYDHVITVVCDEDNWEACESVLNETLGKVYKTPRTENLYTFHRIDAEDLSVNILNKNLMILTRLEVYSEVTPQVRSMLPDSTITRIREDPHGYYYQEDAYAQGQALLVVAGKSVPDLANRLRINQDQIFEFIERKMFERNTAFVYRSGEQSELAESYFEQYGYYLRMMHDYVEIENSPQKQFVWLGRDFPYRWLSVTWSTPDDSTELENQLEILLKNTFESKMGSIRLNQSVQTRESFWFQQYAATKFYGLWESKEEIKGGPFIAYGFYEPVKDRIYLLSGVIHAPQKDKIPYLRQMETIFRTFNTEVYHPE
- the rfbD gene encoding dTDP-4-dehydrorhamnose reductase; translation: MHVMITGINGLLSQNLVQEFSPDHKISGIDLQPGIYPSDQNIGVAQLDLTEPTELVRYVHGITPDVIIHTAAYTNVDRAETERELAFAVNAKVPGVLATLSRELDIPMIHISTDYVFNGNKGPYTENESCDPRGCYAESKYAGEQAALEAGGQVAVVRPNVMYGHGIQLKSSFVNWLIGELQQGRPVNIVDDQYNNPTYARRLATVIHQIVDKKAWDIWHFGSKEVLSRYTFAMKIAHTFGLPSALINAISTVELNQAAPRPLKSGLICKKIEQELDIPILSISEELDLLKEEMNAS
- a CDS encoding polyprenol monophosphomannose synthase, which encodes MPRNLTIIPTYNEKENILLVIDKVMSLSVKTDILIVDDGSPDGTGDLIKERQKNTPELHLMEREGKLGLGTAYIAGFKYAIEHEYDTVVQMDGDFSHDPEVIETFLKEIETNDLIIGSRYLNGISVVNWPLQRLMLSYFASKYIQIITRMPINDGTGGFKCWRVSFLKQIELDKVRSNGYSFQVEMNYRAWRRAPERVKEVPILFVDRTVGQSKMSKAIVREAIWRVWWLRVMTLFGKI